A window of the Calditrichia bacterium genome harbors these coding sequences:
- a CDS encoding RNA-binding protein has protein sequence MNIYVGNLSHQTSEDDLKEAFESFGKITAVNIIKDKFTSESKGFGFVEMEAKADAQSAIDQLNGTDLNGKNIIVNEARPKSDKRGGGGFGGGGGFRGRGNR, from the coding sequence ATGAATATTTATGTAGGCAATCTGTCCCACCAAACCAGTGAAGATGACTTGAAAGAAGCATTTGAGTCGTTTGGAAAAATAACCGCTGTCAATATTATTAAAGACAAGTTTACCAGCGAATCAAAAGGTTTTGGATTTGTCGAAATGGAAGCAAAAGCTGATGCACAATCGGCAATTGATCAGCTAAACGGAACAGATCTCAACGGTAAAAATATTATCGTTAACGAAGCACGCCCCAAATCGGACAAACGCGGTGGCGGTGGTTTTGGTGGTGGCGGTGGTTTTCGCGGACGCGGAAATCGTTAA
- a CDS encoding dihydrofolate reductase: MQKLIVFNHITLDGYFTDVNGDMSWAHKQDEEWNAFTRENAGSGGTLIFGRKTYDLMNSFWPTPAAMQRMPDIAKRMNDAPKVVFSTTLNQADWQNTTLIKNNITEEILKLKQQPGKGLVVLGSGSIIAQLAGEHLIDEYHLVLNPIAIGSGRSLFEGLANHLSLQLDTSRVFGNSNILLRYLPVK; the protein is encoded by the coding sequence ATGCAAAAATTGATCGTTTTTAACCATATCACACTGGACGGCTATTTTACGGACGTCAACGGTGATATGAGCTGGGCGCATAAACAAGATGAAGAATGGAATGCCTTTACGAGGGAAAACGCCGGCAGCGGCGGTACCTTGATTTTTGGCAGAAAAACTTACGATTTGATGAACAGCTTTTGGCCCACCCCCGCAGCAATGCAACGGATGCCCGATATTGCCAAACGGATGAACGATGCCCCAAAAGTGGTTTTCTCCACAACTTTGAATCAGGCTGACTGGCAAAATACCACACTCATAAAAAACAATATTACCGAAGAAATCCTCAAGCTGAAACAGCAGCCCGGAAAAGGGTTGGTTGTTTTGGGGAGTGGCAGCATTATTGCCCAACTGGCAGGTGAACACCTGATTGATGAATACCATCTGGTGCTGAATCCCATTGCGATCGGCAGCGGGCGCAGTTTGTTTGAAGGGCTCGCAAACCATTTATCGCTCCAATTGGACACCTCCAGGGTATTTGGGAACAGCAACATTCTGCTCCGCTATCTTCCCGTTAAATAA